ATGCCGTCGCCGTGCATGACATCGAAGCGTCGATGTTCGGCACGACCCTTGGCATGACCGGTACGGGGCAGGCGAGTACCGGTGGACACGGGCTGCATATGCGTGCGATCAACGCCGTGCGCGGCGCGGGCTCGATCGCGAACGCGGTGGAGCAGGGCATCGTGAAGGACGGCATCATGCACGCGCTGGTGACGCGCGGCGTCCCCTTCGTGCTCTGCGGCTCGATTCGTGACGACGGGCCGCTGCCCGACGTGATCACCGATGCCGTCGAGGCGCAGGACGCGATGCGCGCCCACGCGACGAAGGCGACGATGGCGGTAATGATCGCGACCGCGCTGCACGCGATCGCTACCGGCAACATGCTGCCGTCGTTCACGATGGACCGCGACGGCATATTGCACGAGCTGCCGACGATCTGTGTGGACTCGTCGGAGTTCGTCGTGAGCAAGCTCAAGGACCGCGGGACGCGGCAGGCGTTCGGTGTGGTCACCAATGCGCAGGACTTTCTGCACATCCTGCGACTGTTCATCGAGCGCGAGCAGGACGCACGCGAGCGCAATCCGACTAACCGTGATCACGCGTCGCGTGCCGGCAAGTCGCCTTATCCGTTCCTTCCGATCACCTGATTCACCTGATGACCCTTCCCATCGATACGACTGTTCCAGACGACGACACACCGCAGGCGGAGGCGGCCGACGCGCCCGATCGTGCCGACGCGCCGGTGTCCGAGATTACGGAGCGATTCCTCAAGGTGGTGATCGCACACGTGCCGCTCGACCGCATCGAGGAATTGCACCTCTTCTCGCCACTGCGGCAGGGTGGCGTGGAGACGGGTATCGCGGTGATCGCGGCGCGTGTGCCGGTGGTGGTGGTCGCGCCGTTGGCGGCCCCGGAGCTGCCGTTCGAAGCGGTCGTCGTGGAGGAGGAATCGGTAGCCGAAACCGAAGCCGAAACCGAAGCCGATGCTGATGCCGAAGCCGATGCTGAAGACACGCATCGCGACGCCGATCACGCGCTCGACACCGAGGTCATCGCCGAGCATACGGCCGACGAGGAGCTCGACGAGGCCGAGGTACTGGCCGATGCCGACGACGCGGCCGTCATCGAGACCACGCCAGTGCCGCGTATCCGGCATACGGTGTACACGGCACGCTATCGTCTCGTGCAGAAAGGACCGGAGCGCGGCAAGTGGGAAGCCGACGTCGTGGCGGAAGCCGAAGCGCCGCTCATCACGGTGGATCTCGTGGTGCGCGGCGTGCAACGGCGCGCGGGTGAGGAGTCGGAGATCGTGCGCTACTCGGCACCCCAGCTGGCGCGCGCACTTCGCGTGCCGTACCCCGCGGCCTGATTCACACCGCGAGCGACTTCGAATGAGCGATTCGCACGATGCGACGACGAGTGCGGCGGCCATCGCGGCCGACCGCGACGCGTTCCGTGTCTTTCTGCGCGACCACAATCTGCCGGCCACGGCGCAGCGGCTGGCGATCGCCGATGTGGTGTTGGGCACCGACCGGCACCTGTCGGCCGAGGACGTGGCGCGCGAGCTGCGCGCCCACGGCGCAACGGCCGGTACGGCGACCGTGTACCGCACGCTCGAAGTGCTGGTGCGCAGCGGACTGGTGGTCGAGCGCGACTTCGGTGAAGGCTTCAAGCGCTACGAGGCGTCGCGCGGCATTCCGCACCACGAGCATCTGTTGTGCACGGTGTGCGGTAAGGTCACGGAGTTTCGTGATGAACGATTGGAACGTATGACGACGCTTCTAGCCGAAGCGCACGATTTCTCTCGCCAGCGTCACCGGCTTGTGATTTACGGTCTGTGCGGCACCTGCCGTCGCGGACTTCCCTCCAGCTCTCCGAGTGCGCGTCGTGGCTCCTGATTCTCTGACGGTACTGGTTGCGTTCACCGCGGGACTACTGAGCTTCCTCAGTCCGTGTGTGCTTCCGCTTGTGCCGAGTTACATCACGTTCATCACGGGTATGGGACTCGACGATGTGTCGCGTTCCCGGCGGGCAGCGCTCACGCACGCTGTGTTGTTCGTGATCGGCTTCTCGTTCATCTTCGTGGCGCTCGGCGCCGGCGCCACGGCGTTCGGCCAGTTGATGCTGGCCTACCGGGTCTGGATCGCGCGCGTGGGTGGTGCGCTGATGGTGCTAATGGGGCTCTGGATGATCGGCGTGTTGAACATCGGTGCGTTGCAGCAGGAGCGCCGCGTACACTTGAGCGACAAACCGATCGGCTTCCTCGGCACGATTCTGGTCGGCATCGCCTTCGGCGCGGGGTGGACGCCGTGCCTCGGTCCGACGCTGGGCGCCATCCTGTTGTTGGCAGCGAACGAGTCGCAGCTGGCCAAGGGCGTCACGCTCCTGTCGTTCTATTCGCTGGGGCTGGCTGTTCCATTCCTCCTGAGCGCGCTCGCGCTCGAGCATTTCCTCGGATTCTTCCAGAAGTTCAAGAAGAATCTCGGGCTCGTGAATCGTATCGCCGGCGTGCTGCTGATCCTGGTCGGTGTGCTGATGTTCACGGGGTGGTTCGAGCGTCTGGCGGCCATTCTGCAGCCGCTGACGCCGGCGTTCCTGGTGGAGCGTCTCTAGCCGACACGGGTCTTGACGCTCACGCGGCTTCGATCGCTTCGAGAAGTTGCTGCCGCTGCAACAGCTGCGTGTAGCGGCCGCCGAGTCGAACGAGTGCTTCGTGTGTTCCCTGCTCGACGATGCGGCCGTCGTCGAGCACGAGAATATGATCGGCGTCGCGGACGGCACTCACGCGATGTGACGTGATCAAGGCGGTGCGACCCTGCAGGGCAGTGCGCAGCTCATGGAGAATCGCGGCTTCCGTCTGGGTATCGACGGCGGACAGGGCATCGTCGAGCAGGACCACGCGCGGACTACGCGCGAGCGCACGCGCCAACGCGGTCCGCTGTTTCTGTCCGCCCGACAGGTTGATGCCGCGCTCGCCGAGTCGCGTGTCGAAGCCACTGGGGAGTCCGGCAATCGTCTCACGCAGCTGTGCGATGCCGGTGGCCTGTACCAATCGGTCGCGATTTGGCGCTTCAAGACCGTAGCCGATATTCTCGCCCACGGTTTCGCTGAAGAGCAGCGCCTCCTGCGGCACGTAGCCTAATTCCGCGCGTAGCGCACCGATCGGCAGCTCGCGAATGTCGACGCCGTCGAGCAGCACCTGTCCTTCCTGCGGATCGAAGAAGCGCGGAATGAGATCCATCAGCGCGCTCTTGCCCGAGCCGGTCGCTCCAACGATCGCCAGCGTGCCGCCGGCGGGAATGCGGAACGAGATATCGCGCAGAATCCAGCGCGACTCGGCCGGTGCTGCGCCGTCCGGGGTCTGCTCGTAGTTGGCATCGCGCGCGGCGCCGTCTTCGCTCACAATGACCGGGCGTGGATACCGGAACGACACGTGGCGGAACTCTACCGTGCGTCCGCCCTGCTGAACATCAATGCCACCCACTGCGAGCGGGAGGCTCGCGGTGCCGGTGTCTTGTACCGACAGCGGCTCCGCGTCGAGCAGCTCCAGCACGCGGGTCATGGACGCGGCGGCGCGCTGAAAGAGATTCGTGGTCCAGCCCAGTGCGATGAGTGGCCACGTGAGTTGCGCGAGATAAATGCCGAACGCGACGTACCCGCCGACAGTGACGTCTCCTTGAATGAGGAGGCGTCCGCCGACCCCAATGGTGATTGCGCTGCCCAGGCCAGCAAGCAGGCCGAATCCCGGGTTCATGAGGCCGTTCAGCTTCGCGAGCCGAATGTTGGCGGTGAGGTACCTGTCGCCGAGCGTCACGAAGCGCGCAGTTTCGGCCCGCTCCTGTCGGTAGGCCCGCACCACGCGCACGCCCGAGAGGTTTTCCTGCGCGCGTGTGGTGAGCTGGCTGAACTGCGATTGCACGGCCTCGAAGCGGTCATGCACGAGGCGACCGAGGCGCAGCATGAGCACGGGCAGGCCGATCATGGGGAGCAGCGCGACGGCTGTGAGCAGCGGGCTGATTCGCACCATCATGATCATCGCGAACAGGCCACCGAAGATGGTGTTGACGAGGTACATCACGGCGGGCCCGGCGGCCATGCGGACGGCGCCAAGGTCGTTGGTGAGGCGCGCCATGAGATCTCCGGTTCGCCAGCGGGCGTACCAGTTGGCGTCGAGGGTGCTGAGGCGCGCGAAGATGTCGTGGCGCAGATCGGTCTCGATGCGGCGACTGATCCCATTGAGGAGCAGCCGCATGCTGAAGCGTAGCACGCCACTTGCAACTGCCGTGATCAGCATCACACCGCCGAGGCGGAGCACGGTGCCCAGCTCAGCGCCGGCGCGGATGTGGTCCACTCCACGTTGCAACAGGGACGGAATAACGCTGGCCAGGAACGCGGCCACGACGACAGATCCGAGCCCGCACGCAACTTGCCACCGGTACGGGTGGTAGTAGGGGAGCAGGCGTCGCAGGGCGCGCCGCGCTGGCATCGGCGGCAATTGACGTTTATTTCCGTTCATCTTACTCCGAATGTCGCACGGCGACGCGTTTCACCTATCTTCATCTCCGCGGGCGTGTCCCGCGTCCCTTTTCTCAGGAGTTTCTGTATGCGTCAATATATTCGTTCGTCACGTCCCACGATGATCCTGGCCGCGTTCTCGCTGGCCGCGCTCGCCGCCTGCGGTGAGAAGGC
The DNA window shown above is from Gemmatimonas sp. and carries:
- a CDS encoding transcriptional repressor; translation: MSDSHDATTSAAAIAADRDAFRVFLRDHNLPATAQRLAIADVVLGTDRHLSAEDVARELRAHGATAGTATVYRTLEVLVRSGLVVERDFGEGFKRYEASRGIPHHEHLLCTVCGKVTEFRDERLERMTTLLAEAHDFSRQRHRLVIYGLCGTCRRGLPSSSPSARRGS
- a CDS encoding cytochrome c biogenesis protein CcdA, which codes for MAPDSLTVLVAFTAGLLSFLSPCVLPLVPSYITFITGMGLDDVSRSRRAALTHAVLFVIGFSFIFVALGAGATAFGQLMLAYRVWIARVGGALMVLMGLWMIGVLNIGALQQERRVHLSDKPIGFLGTILVGIAFGAGWTPCLGPTLGAILLLAANESQLAKGVTLLSFYSLGLAVPFLLSALALEHFLGFFQKFKKNLGLVNRIAGVLLILVGVLMFTGWFERLAAILQPLTPAFLVERL
- a CDS encoding ABC transporter ATP-binding protein, which produces MNGNKRQLPPMPARRALRRLLPYYHPYRWQVACGLGSVVVAAFLASVIPSLLQRGVDHIRAGAELGTVLRLGGVMLITAVASGVLRFSMRLLLNGISRRIETDLRHDIFARLSTLDANWYARWRTGDLMARLTNDLGAVRMAAGPAVMYLVNTIFGGLFAMIMMVRISPLLTAVALLPMIGLPVLMLRLGRLVHDRFEAVQSQFSQLTTRAQENLSGVRVVRAYRQERAETARFVTLGDRYLTANIRLAKLNGLMNPGFGLLAGLGSAITIGVGGRLLIQGDVTVGGYVAFGIYLAQLTWPLIALGWTTNLFQRAAASMTRVLELLDAEPLSVQDTGTASLPLAVGGIDVQQGGRTVEFRHVSFRYPRPVIVSEDGAARDANYEQTPDGAAPAESRWILRDISFRIPAGGTLAIVGATGSGKSALMDLIPRFFDPQEGQVLLDGVDIRELPIGALRAELGYVPQEALLFSETVGENIGYGLEAPNRDRLVQATGIAQLRETIAGLPSGFDTRLGERGINLSGGQKQRTALARALARSPRVVLLDDALSAVDTQTEAAILHELRTALQGRTALITSHRVSAVRDADHILVLDDGRIVEQGTHEALVRLGGRYTQLLQRQQLLEAIEAA